A single Ochrobactrum sp. BTU1 DNA region contains:
- a CDS encoding metallopeptidase family protein, producing the protein MAREDQSGDWAARLSPSLDEIESIAIEALAHLPQEFRTLCGDIIIQISDFPEEQIVEDMGLETPFDLLGLFEGTGIGERFSLQTGEGPNRITLFRRAILDYWSEHEETLGDIITHVLIHEIGHHFGLSDDDMEALEAQAD; encoded by the coding sequence ATGGCCCGAGAAGATCAAAGCGGTGATTGGGCGGCACGTTTGTCGCCCTCGCTAGACGAAATTGAATCCATCGCGATCGAAGCTCTTGCGCATCTGCCTCAAGAGTTCAGGACGCTGTGCGGCGATATTATTATCCAGATCTCTGACTTTCCCGAAGAACAGATTGTCGAAGACATGGGATTGGAAACGCCGTTCGACCTGTTAGGCCTATTCGAGGGCACTGGTATTGGTGAACGCTTCAGCCTGCAAACCGGCGAAGGCCCCAATCGCATCACGCTCTTCCGCCGCGCAATTCTGGATTACTGGTCCGAACACGAAGAAACGCTTGGCGACATCATCACTCATGTTCTCATTCATGAAATCGGCCATCATTTTGGCCTTTCGGATGACGATATGGAAGCGCTGGAAGCTCAGGCAGATTAG
- a CDS encoding M3 family metallopeptidase: MSEKPAYNYALTEWNGPLGLPDFKAFKDGDFAATFDAALADDLAEVETISHETAEATVENTLKALQLTGKSLDRVSSIFWLRAGAHTNDTIQTLEREIAPKMSRHYSRIMMDPKLFARIDALYEKRDDLDLDVETKRVLEKTWKGFVRSGAKLDEAGKKELAGINEKLAGLGARFGQNVLKDESSWVLFITNEADLAGLPDFLKNAMQSAAAERGQPDAWAVTLSRSIVEPFLTFSENRELREQAFNAWGKRGENGGETDNREIVREMVELRERKAHLLGYANFAAYKLDDTMAKTPKAVMDLLEPVWDKARAKAHEEESELERLIAADGHNHKVAPWDWRFYAEKLRAERFAFDEAELKPYLQLENIIEASFDVASRLFGIRFEEKKGIAAWHPDVRVFRVLNADGSERGLFLGDYFARTSKRSGAWMSSLQSSHKLNSGQKPFIYNVMNFAKPKAGEPALLSLDDARTLFHEFGHALHGLLSDVTWPAVSGTAVSRDFVELPSQLYEHWLTVPAVLEKYAVHYRTGEAMPKALLEKVLAARSFNAGFNTVEFTSSALVDMAFHTGTQTISDPLAFEAETLKKLSMPDAIIMRHRTPHFTHVFSGDGYSAGYYSYMWSEVLDADAFSAFEETGDAFNPELAAKLKQYIYSAGGSRDPEELYKAFRGKMPTPDAMIEKRGLN; this comes from the coding sequence ATGTCCGAAAAGCCAGCTTACAATTACGCGCTTACCGAATGGAACGGACCGCTTGGCCTGCCGGATTTCAAAGCATTCAAGGATGGCGATTTCGCTGCCACCTTTGATGCAGCTCTGGCTGATGACCTTGCGGAAGTGGAAACAATCTCTCATGAGACCGCTGAAGCGACGGTTGAAAACACGCTGAAAGCTTTACAGCTGACGGGCAAGTCCCTTGATCGCGTTTCCTCCATTTTCTGGCTTCGCGCAGGTGCTCACACCAACGACACTATTCAGACGCTGGAGCGTGAAATCGCACCCAAAATGTCGCGCCATTATTCGCGCATCATGATGGACCCGAAGCTATTCGCACGCATCGATGCACTTTATGAGAAACGCGACGATCTTGATCTGGATGTCGAAACCAAACGCGTTTTGGAAAAGACCTGGAAAGGCTTTGTTCGCTCCGGTGCAAAACTTGACGAAGCCGGCAAAAAAGAACTCGCAGGCATCAATGAAAAGCTTGCTGGCCTTGGCGCACGCTTCGGGCAGAATGTTCTGAAGGATGAATCGAGCTGGGTTTTGTTCATCACCAATGAGGCCGATCTTGCGGGTCTTCCGGATTTCCTCAAAAATGCCATGCAAAGTGCTGCAGCCGAGCGTGGTCAGCCGGACGCATGGGCGGTGACGCTATCACGCTCGATTGTCGAACCATTCTTGACCTTTTCGGAGAATCGGGAACTGCGCGAACAAGCTTTCAACGCCTGGGGAAAGCGCGGCGAAAATGGTGGCGAGACCGACAACCGCGAAATCGTGCGGGAAATGGTGGAACTACGCGAGCGCAAGGCTCACCTGCTGGGCTATGCCAATTTTGCCGCATACAAGCTCGACGACACCATGGCCAAGACGCCTAAGGCTGTCATGGACCTGCTGGAGCCGGTCTGGGACAAGGCGCGCGCTAAGGCCCATGAAGAAGAAAGCGAACTTGAACGTCTGATCGCAGCCGACGGCCATAACCACAAAGTAGCGCCCTGGGACTGGCGTTTTTATGCTGAAAAGCTTCGTGCCGAACGCTTTGCCTTTGATGAGGCTGAACTCAAGCCATATCTGCAACTCGAAAACATCATCGAAGCGAGCTTCGATGTTGCAAGCCGCCTTTTCGGCATCCGTTTCGAGGAAAAGAAAGGGATCGCCGCATGGCATCCCGATGTAAGGGTGTTTCGGGTATTGAACGCTGACGGCAGCGAACGGGGGCTATTCTTAGGTGACTATTTCGCCCGCACATCTAAGCGCTCTGGTGCATGGATGAGTTCGCTGCAATCGAGCCACAAGCTTAATTCCGGGCAGAAGCCATTCATCTACAACGTGATGAATTTTGCAAAGCCAAAGGCCGGTGAGCCCGCGCTTCTTTCGCTTGATGATGCCCGCACACTGTTCCACGAATTTGGTCATGCGTTGCATGGGCTTTTGTCGGATGTGACATGGCCTGCTGTTTCCGGCACCGCTGTTTCGCGTGACTTTGTTGAACTGCCATCCCAGCTCTACGAGCATTGGCTGACCGTCCCTGCTGTGCTTGAAAAATATGCCGTTCACTACCGCACTGGAGAAGCAATGCCAAAGGCGCTTTTAGAAAAGGTGCTTGCCGCACGTTCTTTCAATGCAGGCTTCAACACAGTGGAATTCACCTCATCCGCGCTTGTCGATATGGCGTTCCATACGGGCACGCAAACAATCAGCGATCCGCTGGCCTTTGAGGCGGAAACACTAAAAAAACTGTCGATGCCCGATGCGATTATCATGCGCCATCGCACGCCACACTTCACCCATGTCTTCTCCGGGGACGGCTACTCCGCCGGCTATTATTCCTACATGTGGTCGGAAGTGCTCGATGCCGATGCATTCTCGGCATTTGAGGAGACGGGAGATGCGTTTAACCCGGAACTGGCAGCGAAGCTAAAGCAATATATCTATTCTGCCGGCGGCAGCCGTGATCCAGAAGAGCTTTACAAAGCCTTCCGCGGTAAGATGCCAACGCCGGATGCAATGATTGAGAAACGTGGGTTAAATTAA
- a CDS encoding VOC family protein, protein MAVRRIISNIAADDLSAAKRFYADVLELDVVMDHGWIVTYAADAQARVQISFATEGGSGTQVPDLSIEVDDTDAVLERMIAAGFQVEYGPIDEDWGVRRFFVRDPYGRLVNILSHEN, encoded by the coding sequence ATGGCTGTCCGCCGCATCATATCCAACATAGCAGCCGATGATCTCTCGGCAGCGAAGCGATTTTACGCGGATGTACTGGAACTTGATGTGGTGATGGACCATGGCTGGATTGTCACCTATGCCGCAGATGCACAAGCAAGGGTGCAGATCAGCTTTGCTACTGAAGGTGGTTCGGGCACGCAGGTGCCCGATCTCTCCATAGAAGTCGATGATACTGATGCGGTGCTTGAGCGAATGATTGCCGCTGGCTTTCAAGTTGAATATGGGCCCATTGACGAGGATTGGGGTGTTCGACGCTTCTTTGTGCGTGATCCCTATGGACGGCTTGTAAATATTCTCAGCCATGAGAATTGA
- a CDS encoding MarR family transcriptional regulator, protein MKEDPKGSHLNLSDMVCFAIYSTANALTRAYQPILSKLELTYPQFLVMIVLWEQDNRTVSEIGAKLNLDSGTLTPLLKRLEAAGHIARRRDPQDERQVRITLTDAGRALRIEAESIPEQVFCALGQPISNLQDLRAQLLDVRNNLKASISG, encoded by the coding sequence ATGAAAGAAGACCCAAAGGGATCCCATCTCAATCTTTCGGATATGGTTTGTTTCGCGATCTATTCGACCGCGAATGCGCTGACCCGCGCCTATCAACCGATCCTCAGCAAACTGGAACTCACCTATCCGCAGTTTCTGGTCATGATTGTTTTGTGGGAACAGGATAACCGCACGGTTTCTGAAATCGGCGCGAAACTCAATCTCGATTCCGGCACCCTCACACCGCTCTTGAAAAGACTAGAAGCAGCAGGCCATATTGCGCGTCGCAGAGACCCACAGGATGAGCGGCAAGTCCGTATTACGCTGACCGATGCAGGCCGGGCTTTGCGCATAGAGGCCGAAAGCATTCCTGAGCAGGTCTTCTGCGCGCTCGGTCAGCCCATCAGCAACTTGCAGGATCTTCGAGCACAGCTGCTCGATGTCCGCAACAATCTCAAAGCCAGTATCTCAGGTTAG
- the serA gene encoding phosphoglycerate dehydrogenase yields MTARLSFARERINVLLLEGINQSAVDYFKSSGYTNVVHLPKALDKAELIEAISSAHIVGIRSRTQLTDEVFEAAQRLIAVGCFSVGTNQVDLKAARKRGIPVFNAPFSNTRSVAELVIGEIIMLMRRIFPRSNAAHVGGWDKSATGSREVRGKTLGIVGYGNIGSQVGNLAESLGMTVRYFDMTDKLQYGNVIPTETLDELLEISDVISLHVPSNKSTAKMITEAKLRKMKKGAFLINNARGSVVDLEALAKVLKEGHLAGAAIDVFPVEPASNKDPFVSPLQGLENVILTPHIGGSTEEAQERIGMEVSRKLVEYSDVGSTLGAVNFPQVQLPARPSGTRFMHVHENRPGILNSLVNIFSSHNINIVSQFLQTDGEVGYVVIEGDAMEEHAEDVLQAMREIPGTVRTRLLY; encoded by the coding sequence ATGACTGCACGTCTTTCATTCGCGCGCGAGCGTATCAACGTTCTTCTTCTCGAAGGCATCAACCAGTCTGCTGTCGATTATTTTAAGTCGTCTGGCTATACTAACGTCGTGCATTTGCCTAAGGCACTCGACAAAGCTGAACTGATTGAGGCAATTTCTTCCGCGCATATCGTGGGCATCCGTTCGCGCACGCAGCTTACTGATGAAGTGTTTGAAGCAGCGCAGCGCTTGATTGCAGTCGGCTGCTTTTCGGTAGGTACCAATCAGGTTGATCTGAAAGCTGCCCGCAAACGTGGTATTCCGGTTTTTAATGCACCGTTTTCCAATACGCGTTCTGTTGCTGAACTGGTGATTGGCGAGATCATCATGCTGATGCGCCGGATTTTCCCGCGCTCTAATGCAGCTCATGTTGGTGGCTGGGATAAGAGTGCGACCGGCAGCCGCGAAGTCCGTGGCAAGACGCTGGGCATCGTAGGCTACGGCAATATTGGCTCGCAGGTCGGAAATCTTGCTGAAAGTCTCGGCATGACCGTCCGTTACTTCGATATGACCGACAAACTGCAATATGGTAATGTCATCCCGACGGAAACCCTTGATGAACTGCTCGAAATCTCCGATGTGATCAGTCTTCATGTGCCATCGAATAAATCGACAGCCAAGATGATCACTGAAGCCAAGCTGCGTAAGATGAAGAAAGGCGCTTTCTTGATCAATAATGCGCGCGGCTCGGTCGTTGACCTGGAGGCGCTGGCGAAGGTTCTTAAAGAAGGTCATCTTGCCGGCGCGGCAATTGATGTGTTTCCGGTTGAGCCTGCTTCCAACAAGGATCCGTTCGTTTCGCCATTGCAGGGATTGGAAAACGTCATCTTAACGCCGCATATCGGCGGTTCGACCGAAGAAGCGCAGGAGCGCATCGGTATGGAAGTCAGCCGCAAGCTGGTTGAATATTCCGATGTCGGTTCGACGTTGGGAGCTGTCAATTTCCCGCAGGTTCAGCTGCCTGCACGTCCAAGCGGTACGCGCTTCATGCATGTGCACGAGAACCGTCCCGGTATCCTCAACAGCCTCGTCAATATCTTCTCATCGCACAACATCAACATCGTCAGTCAGTTTCTGCAGACCGATGGTGAAGTCGGTTACGTGGTGATCGAAGGCGACGCGATGGAAGAGCATGCCGAAGATGTATTGCAGGCAATGCGTGAAATTCCGGGTACGGTTCGGACGCGTCTGCTTTACTAA
- a CDS encoding aspartate-semialdehyde dehydrogenase: MGFKIAVVGATGNVGREMLNILEERGFPADEVVALASRRSQGTEVSYGDKTLKVKALDQYDFSDTDICLMSAGGNISKEWSPKIGAQGCVVIDNSSAWRYDANVPLIVPEVNPDAIESFRKKNIIANPNCSTAQLVVALKPLHDAAKIKRVVVSTYQSVSGAGKEGMDELFQQSRAVFVADPVTAQKFTKRIAFNVIPHIDVFMEDGYTKEEWKMVAETKKMLDPKIKLTATAVRVPVFIGHSEAVNIEFENPISAEEAREILREAPGCQVVDKHEDGGYITPYESAGEDATYISRIREDITVENGLALWVVSDNLRKGAALNTIQIAELLVARGLITPKALAA, encoded by the coding sequence ATGGGTTTCAAGATTGCAGTCGTCGGCGCCACCGGTAATGTCGGGCGCGAAATGCTCAATATCCTCGAAGAACGTGGCTTTCCGGCTGATGAAGTCGTAGCGCTGGCTTCACGCCGCAGCCAGGGCACCGAAGTATCCTATGGCGACAAGACGCTGAAGGTGAAGGCACTCGATCAGTACGATTTCTCTGATACCGACATTTGCCTCATGTCCGCTGGTGGCAATATTTCCAAGGAATGGTCGCCAAAGATCGGTGCGCAGGGTTGCGTTGTAATCGATAATTCGTCTGCATGGCGCTATGATGCCAATGTGCCCCTCATTGTTCCGGAAGTGAATCCTGATGCGATTGAAAGCTTCCGTAAGAAGAACATCATTGCCAACCCGAACTGCTCGACTGCGCAGCTTGTCGTGGCTCTGAAGCCTCTGCACGATGCAGCCAAGATCAAGCGCGTTGTCGTTTCGACTTACCAGTCCGTTTCGGGCGCCGGCAAGGAAGGCATGGACGAACTGTTCCAGCAATCGCGCGCAGTTTTTGTTGCGGATCCAGTTACGGCTCAGAAATTCACCAAGCGCATTGCGTTTAACGTGATCCCGCATATCGATGTCTTCATGGAAGACGGCTACACCAAGGAAGAATGGAAGATGGTGGCCGAAACCAAGAAGATGCTTGATCCAAAGATCAAGCTTACGGCAACGGCTGTTCGTGTACCCGTGTTCATCGGTCACTCGGAAGCGGTCAATATTGAGTTTGAAAATCCGATTTCGGCTGAAGAAGCGCGCGAAATTCTACGCGAAGCGCCGGGATGTCAGGTTGTCGATAAGCACGAAGACGGCGGCTACATCACGCCGTATGAATCGGCTGGCGAAGATGCAACCTACATCAGCCGTATCCGTGAAGATATCACGGTTGAAAACGGTCTGGCACTTTGGGTTGTTTCCGACAATCTACGCAAGGGCGCTGCTCTCAACACGATTCAGATCGCAGAACTGCTTGTTGCTCGCGGCCTGATTACGCCAAAGGCATTAGCTGCTTAA
- a CDS encoding LysE family translocator — protein MSLSPAAYQLLLVYTTYVIAAGSPGPSNMRIMGVAMKQGRKAGLMFAAGVVTGSIFWGLMAATGVSAILTRFAEALIVLKIFGGLYLLYLAFKAARAAMTSDEKIAARATSGDAFLSGGELYRRGLLLHLSNPKSILSWIALVTLGLGTNSSWPQLTAFLGGCITLSITIFCGYAVVFSTAPMVRMYRRARRWIEGVLSAVFAVAGIRLLLSR, from the coding sequence ATGAGCCTTTCTCCGGCGGCCTACCAGCTTCTCCTCGTTTACACGACCTATGTTATTGCTGCCGGAAGTCCTGGCCCCAGCAATATGCGCATCATGGGCGTTGCCATGAAGCAAGGCCGAAAAGCGGGATTGATGTTTGCCGCAGGCGTCGTGACAGGCTCCATCTTCTGGGGTCTGATGGCTGCGACCGGTGTTTCAGCGATCCTCACACGTTTTGCTGAGGCGCTGATTGTTCTCAAGATTTTCGGCGGGCTGTACCTCCTGTACCTGGCCTTTAAAGCGGCACGCGCTGCCATGACATCGGACGAAAAGATCGCTGCTCGCGCAACTAGCGGAGATGCTTTCCTATCAGGCGGAGAGCTTTACCGACGTGGCTTGCTGCTGCATCTTTCCAATCCCAAGTCGATCCTGTCATGGATCGCACTGGTAACGCTTGGCCTTGGCACAAACTCGTCTTGGCCACAGCTGACCGCATTCCTAGGCGGCTGTATAACGCTGAGCATCACCATCTTCTGCGGCTACGCCGTTGTATTCTCGACCGCGCCCATGGTGCGCATGTATCGACGCGCTCGCCGCTGGATCGAAGGCGTTCTTTCAGCCGTCTTTGCCGTCGCTGGCATTCGCCTGCTTCTGTCACGCTGA
- a CDS encoding DUF1737 domain-containing protein, translating into MKLYRFITGPDDSAFCHRVTAALNKGWQLYGSPTYAFNAATGVLHCGQPVVKEVDGVDYTPDIKLGEY; encoded by the coding sequence ATGAAGCTCTATCGTTTCATCACCGGCCCGGATGATTCCGCGTTCTGTCACCGAGTTACCGCGGCACTTAACAAGGGTTGGCAGCTTTATGGCTCCCCGACCTACGCGTTCAATGCGGCAACTGGCGTTCTGCATTGCGGTCAGCCTGTTGTGAAGGAAGTCGACGGCGTCGACTACACACCAGACATCAAGCTCGGCGAATATTGA
- a CDS encoding CoA ester lyase gives MKTIARPRRSVLFVPASNSRALEKSLTLAADCVIYDLEDSVAPETKIAARDALSAYFSEHPKVGFERVVRVNSSDTQWGKGDVAAAANMGADAVLLPKVERPQDVIDAANRLDRHDADPDTRVWAMIETPRGILNADEIAVLGHRSAARLGCFVVGPNDIARATGVRPQVGRPYLIPWLMQIILAARAGGIDVLDGVFNDFRDSVGFEAECLQAALMGFDGKTLIHPSQIEPANRVFSPSDEDVAHARAVISVFAQPENAQKGVVSLNGQMVERLHLEIAERVLAKSSFTS, from the coding sequence ATGAAAACAATTGCTCGCCCACGTCGTTCCGTCTTGTTCGTACCCGCATCCAATAGTCGTGCGCTCGAAAAGTCGCTGACGCTTGCAGCGGATTGTGTGATCTACGATCTCGAAGATTCCGTAGCTCCTGAGACAAAAATTGCAGCGCGAGACGCTCTGTCCGCATATTTTTCCGAGCATCCAAAGGTTGGATTCGAGCGGGTGGTGCGGGTGAATTCTTCCGATACGCAATGGGGTAAAGGCGACGTTGCTGCCGCAGCCAATATGGGGGCGGACGCGGTGTTGCTGCCCAAGGTCGAGCGGCCGCAGGATGTGATTGACGCCGCCAATCGGCTTGACCGCCACGATGCGGACCCTGATACGCGTGTCTGGGCGATGATCGAAACTCCACGCGGTATCCTCAATGCGGATGAAATTGCTGTACTTGGCCATCGTTCGGCGGCAAGGCTCGGCTGTTTTGTGGTGGGTCCAAATGATATTGCGCGTGCCACCGGTGTTCGTCCGCAAGTCGGGAGGCCTTATCTGATCCCATGGCTGATGCAGATCATTCTGGCCGCCCGCGCTGGCGGTATTGATGTGCTGGATGGGGTTTTCAATGACTTTCGGGATAGTGTGGGCTTTGAAGCGGAATGCTTACAGGCAGCTCTGATGGGCTTTGATGGCAAGACGCTTATTCACCCTTCGCAAATTGAGCCAGCAAATCGTGTCTTCTCACCGTCCGATGAAGATGTGGCCCATGCCCGCGCGGTGATTTCAGTGTTTGCGCAGCCCGAGAATGCTCAAAAGGGCGTAGTGTCGCTCAATGGACAGATGGTTGAGCGTCTGCATCTCGAAATAGCCGAGCGCGTTCTCGCAAAATCCAGTTTTACATCTTAA
- the leuD gene encoding 3-isopropylmalate dehydratase small subunit: MDKFTKLTGVAAPLPIVNIDTDMIIPKDYLKTIKRTGLSKGLFAEMRFNEDGTENADFVLNKPGYRNAQILVAGDNFGCGSSREHAPWALLDFGIRCVISTSFADIFYNNCFKNGILPIKVSQEELDKLMDDASRGANATLTIDLEAKEIHGPDGGSISFDLDDFKRHCLLNGLDDIGLTMEKVTNIDTFEAKNAQQRPWA; this comes from the coding sequence ATGGACAAGTTCACCAAGCTCACGGGCGTCGCGGCCCCCCTGCCGATCGTCAATATCGATACGGACATGATTATCCCGAAGGATTATCTGAAGACGATCAAACGCACGGGTCTGAGCAAGGGGCTTTTTGCCGAAATGCGCTTTAATGAAGACGGAACCGAAAATGCGGATTTCGTGCTCAACAAGCCGGGCTATCGCAACGCCCAGATTCTGGTTGCTGGCGACAATTTCGGCTGCGGCTCCTCGCGTGAACACGCACCTTGGGCTCTGCTCGATTTCGGCATTCGTTGCGTAATTTCGACCTCGTTCGCCGATATCTTCTACAACAACTGCTTCAAGAACGGCATTCTGCCGATCAAGGTCAGCCAGGAAGAACTCGACAAGCTGATGGACGATGCATCGCGCGGTGCGAATGCCACGCTCACCATTGATTTGGAAGCCAAGGAAATCCATGGCCCGGATGGCGGCTCAATTTCCTTCGACCTCGATGATTTCAAGCGTCATTGCCTGCTCAATGGTCTCGATGACATCGGCCTGACCATGGAAAAGGTAACAAACATTGACACATTTGAAGCAAAGAACGCCCAACAGCGTCCTTGGGCATAA
- a CDS encoding dihydrodipicolinate synthase family protein: protein MKIFKGLSAFPLTPIDAAGNLIEDALNSFLTRVHDAGADSVGLLGSTGGYAFLTREQRRHTVRTAVQHIGGKVPLIVGVGALRTDEAQALARDAADAGADALLLAPVSYTPLTQEEGFEHFKAVASATDLPLCIYNNPGTTRFIFTDELITRLADLKNIKAIKMPLPAEDDYAAEIAKLRATTPDDFAIGYSGDWGAKDALLAGADAFYSVSAGLLPKQFAALVRAAQSGAREDAERINAAFEPLWNLFKAHGSFRVMYLIADLLGISKIEPPRPILPLGGKTRSQVETALKALNIPPQ, encoded by the coding sequence ATGAAGATTTTCAAAGGCCTCTCCGCCTTCCCCCTCACCCCAATCGACGCAGCAGGCAATCTTATTGAGGACGCGCTCAACTCTTTTCTCACCCGCGTCCACGACGCAGGCGCGGACTCGGTTGGCCTGTTGGGAAGCACCGGCGGCTACGCCTTCCTCACACGAGAACAACGTCGACATACGGTCAGGACTGCGGTGCAACACATCGGCGGCAAGGTGCCGCTGATCGTAGGCGTCGGCGCATTGCGTACCGACGAAGCGCAAGCGCTTGCCCGTGATGCGGCGGATGCTGGCGCTGATGCGCTTTTGCTCGCGCCCGTCTCCTATACTCCGCTCACACAGGAAGAAGGCTTTGAGCATTTCAAAGCTGTAGCAAGCGCGACCGATCTGCCTTTGTGTATCTACAACAATCCCGGCACCACTCGTTTCATTTTCACCGATGAACTGATTACGCGCCTAGCAGACCTCAAAAACATCAAGGCAATCAAAATGCCTCTGCCTGCCGAGGATGATTATGCGGCAGAGATTGCGAAGTTGCGCGCTACAACGCCCGATGACTTCGCCATTGGCTATAGTGGCGATTGGGGAGCAAAGGACGCTCTGCTCGCAGGCGCTGATGCTTTCTACAGTGTATCTGCGGGTCTTCTACCGAAGCAGTTCGCAGCACTGGTGCGTGCTGCCCAAAGCGGCGCACGGGAAGACGCCGAGCGTATCAACGCTGCATTTGAGCCACTCTGGAACCTGTTTAAAGCCCATGGCAGCTTCCGCGTAATGTACCTGATCGCCGATCTGCTGGGTATTTCAAAGATCGAACCGCCACGGCCGATTCTTCCATTGGGAGGAAAAACGCGTAGCCAGGTTGAGACGGCATTGAAAGCGTTGAATATTCCGCCTCAATGA
- a CDS encoding organic hydroperoxide resistance protein: MAILYTTQSTATGGRTGSAKTADGRLSVVLDTPKELGGSGGEGTNPEQLFASGYAACFLGALKFVAAKEKVSISADSTVTATVGIGLREDGAGFGLDVALAVALPGVEKAKAEELVNAAHIVCPYSHATRGNIDVRLSVA, translated from the coding sequence ATGGCAATTCTTTACACGACCCAGTCCACAGCAACCGGCGGCCGCACGGGCAGCGCCAAGACCGCTGATGGGCGTTTAAGTGTTGTTCTCGACACCCCGAAGGAACTCGGTGGTTCGGGTGGCGAAGGCACCAATCCTGAGCAGCTTTTTGCATCCGGTTATGCAGCTTGCTTCCTTGGCGCATTGAAATTCGTGGCAGCCAAGGAAAAGGTTTCGATTTCCGCTGATAGCACGGTGACTGCAACCGTTGGTATTGGCCTACGTGAAGATGGTGCAGGTTTTGGTCTGGATGTGGCTCTGGCAGTTGCTCTGCCGGGTGTTGAAAAAGCCAAAGCAGAAGAGCTGGTCAATGCAGCGCACATTGTTTGTCCCTATTCACATGCAACACGCGGTAATATTGACGTCCGCTTGAGCGTGGCATAA